In Camelus dromedarius isolate mCamDro1 chromosome 16, mCamDro1.pat, whole genome shotgun sequence, the genomic stretch AAAATCAGCTAATCCAATCGCATCTCCAGATTTAATCATCCCAGGACCAAGCTAACATTTACATTAACATTCACAGAGCACCTTCTAAGTATTAAGGGGGAGTATTTAGGGGGACGGTATAGCtgaagcagtagagtgcatgcttagcacacacaaggttctgggttcaatccccagcacctcctctaaaaataaataaatagatctaattacctccccccaaccccacccacaAAAAATGCCTTATCTAACACTTTGCACCAATTCTAGATGAGTATTAGTTCTGTGTTTTTAGTTGCATTAGTTGTACAGTTagagaaactaaggcttagatGGGTAAAATGACTTATCCagtcacaaatgaggaaatggacgTGAGGATTTGAAGCCAACTATTCATGTCTCCGAAGTACTTGCTCTTCCTTCTATACTGCCTGTCTTTCCCACCATATTAACTGCACCTTTTGAACTGCTCAAAGTTCCCCTGGATGGTTTCACAAAGAGTCAAAACTGCTTCTTACCAGAAACAGTTGGTACCGCTGTTTTCTACTCACAGACCTAGACActagggctggggtgggagggggggaGGGCGGTGATGACATGGGACATGAGGCATAGAGCCTTTTTCCAGGCTTGCCATTTCCCATTAATCACATTCACTTCTTTAATTGCATTCCTTAAGTTTTCTAGATCATGCAAAggtctcttctcttctccctcttttaCCTTCTCCAGAAGTCTACATTTCCATGCAGACTAAATCAAAGGCTTCGTACTTGAAATCAAGTTCTGACCAATGGCAGGTGAGTATGAAAGTACACTTCTCAGTCTTCTCTCATTTCTCCTCCAAACAGTTCTGTAACAAATAGTCATACGTATGTACTCACCCCCTTTATTCCTCTACAACTCCCAACCCTGGATCCCCTTCTTAAATTACACACTTTATACTGTATTTCTGGATGAATTCTCAAGGGTAGAAGGAGAGAGGGTAAAGAATAGGAAGCAGAGTCTAAAGGGAAAGGTTAAACCAAACATGCATCCTGAGACactctccctccagggcctttAAAGCACGTACAAACCCGAGACATGAgtgatggttaaaaaaatttgggttttattgtttttgctaaacaatactaaaaaaaaaaaaaatttcattttgaaggCAGGgcttgaattatttaattttgatccatttatttaattaaaaaaaaaaggaaggggaaagagatcATGGCCAAAATAATAGTAGttaatccccaccccacccccgaagCTCTAGCCAGTCACATGAGCATCACCCACTCCCACACAGTGCCTGATATTTAGAGGGTGGCACACTCTACCCCACTGGACTGCCTTGAAGGCACAGGGGTAACAGGTGCCAGTTTTAGCTCTCAGCAGGTTAGTCAAACCAGACAAACTGGTGGGCTAAAGTCCAGAAATTCTTcccaggttttctgcccattGGCTGAGCACATACAAACTGTCATAAGCTTATAAAATttcaaggggtggggaagggcatAAGAGCAGGAGGTTGgcaggagaagaaaaacaatagGTCATCCAAGCTTCCTCCTGGGCTAGTGGCTCTGGATACAGACTTAAAAGAGGTTGGGATAGGTGGAATCCAGGTTTCTTATGAAAGAAAACCATCCCTCGAGGAGGAGCTGAGATGTGCCGTGCAAAATAGTTCTTCCTGCAGAGGGCACAGGAGAAAGGGCAGTTGATGCTCCTGTCTAGGAGACAGGAGAGTGATGAGGAGGTTCTTCTAGTACCATGAAGTTAAGACAAAGGCAGAGGGAGAATCCTGAGGTTTTGGCCAAATATGAGACGGTACACACATAGTTCAAGACTAAAAAGCCACCAGGAACCTTCAAAGCCAGATCCCATCCGCATACACTGGCTCTACAAAGTGCTGCAGAGGATTCTCGCTGTGAACTAAGTCAGGTTAGTTGTCTGGCtatgggtggtggggagggcaataaatttttattttcagaggaatGAGGTGGGAAGAGCGGCCATGATCTTGTAAAAAGAGACCTGcaagaagcagaaaatatttagagaacattttaatatatattttcatatatatatttaaagttaagaaaaataaaactaattcaaGCCATGccctgtgcaaaaaaaaaaaaaaaaaaaaaaaaaaaatttaaagtgagacCTCTGTCTGCTGCTCTAGTCTCAACTTAAGTATCACAGTCAGcttgttacttttattttggaagaGAAGATGTAAAAGTTTCTTTCAATCACTTAGAAGGCAAGTGTAGCCACTTATAAAAACAGAATGGCAGAGACAGACTGGGAAAGGAAAGTCAGAGGTAAAAGGGCAGAGCAGAAAAggaatattcaaaaataaaattaacaaggtGACTGTTCCAGAAGGGAGCTGTGAAAAGGACATGGTGGACCAAAGTCTGTTAGTCAAGTAATGATtcaacttttaaattattctcttgttcttttgttgggtgtttttttttgttcAAGTCTAAGATTTGGAAATGCCGACCCTCTGTTAACAAGAGCCAACAGGAAATATAGGATCCCTTCCCTCCCCCGGCCTGCCTCCGCTGAAGCCACCACCATCGCCTCCTTGGCTGGATGCTGGAAGAGTCCTCCATATGTGTGGACTCAGGATGACAGGGTAGCCTCCTTCTGTGGTTGCTGGGCTTGTGAACGCTGCAGTATCTTTTGGCTTTCCACGTCTCTAAAATGTTTTTCAACCTGAAAGAGACCAGTTTAGATCAGAAaaagagataggcacacaaaGCCTCCCAAATAGTTCACTCCAGACTTTGACAGCCCCATCCTGGCTGTCCGGCTCATGGACTATTCAGCACCTTTGCCCTTGCTGTCTGTTGGCCTTCACAAGGTAGATGGGGGTCCTCATTCAGCCAAATTTTTTTGCAGCTTCAGCTAAGACTGGCTAAAAGGTGAATCTATAAATCTTCTATAATCTATAAACTAAAACAGAATATTATATTACCATATACAGATTACAATGACACaaactccctctcccctcctcacacAAGTGCAGAATGAAAAGTTGGTGGGGAATTAGACTTAAACTTTTACATTCTTATTGGTCTCTCAATGCTcagtttatttttacaaatgcTACAGCTCAATCTAGAAAGTTAGATGATACCTGCAGGGTCACAGACGCCAACAGCAACTGATGTACACCAACCAGCCCTTCCTGAGCAGTCTGGGATGAGAGGAACTGCTCAGGCCCAATACCATGGAATGGTCTGGCTAATTTCAAAAAGCCACACTACAGAGGACATGGGATTGACCATTCACTTTATTCCACACTGCCCAGTGGTTCCATCCCCATTAGAGTGTCCAAGCCATGGATGTAGAGCAGCACAGCGTGGGGAGGCAGGGTAATCAGGCAGGGCTGCTTGCAGACTGTGTCAGAAAGGGCAGGGATTGCGACATAATGTCCTGCCCTGATGCTGGAGGGGTGAAGGCCAAGGAATCATCCTCTCCCTAAGGTTTCATGGCTCCTTTACTTACTATTTTGCGTACATGGCTCAGTGCACTCCCCTCTTTGCCTTTACAGTTTTCCACTTGATATGGGGGTGTAATAACAACTTCTTCCATGACTACGATGTTTTTTTCTTGCCATTTACAGTCTTTAATgctggaaggagaagagagcaGGTGAAAGTTACTTCTTGCAGGGCATCCCACACCTCCTGCCCAATGAATAAATAACTCCAGAAAGCTAACCCCAAGTTCCTAGCTCACCACTCAGCCAATAACTAGATGCCAGCATTCCACAGGGAGAAGTAGCCCAGAAATATTTCCTGGACACCACTGGCTAGGAAAAGCAATGAAACTGATGCATGCCTATTCCAAGGAGGGCCCAGAAGAATTACTCTGAAGCATCAAGGACCTAGAAAACCATAGAAAACTTGGTAGCAGCCTCAGAAGCCCAAACCAATTTGAGTTACAAATAAAGAGCTAGGCTCAGGCCACTAGATTCAACTTAATTAAATACCAGCCTAGGGTATTtaaggggttggcaaactttttctataaagggtcaGACAGCAAAtatttaggctttgcaggccatacaatctctgtcacaactactgaACTCTCCGGCTATCCCACAAAAGCAACAGACAACAGAtgatatgtaaacaaatgagctGATGTGGCCCGGGGCTACAGTTTCCCAATCTTTGGCCTATGGGGAAATGGCACCTTTAAAAAGACAGGAGAACAAACTCCCCATCTTCTTGCAATCTgtactcccccccaccccagtagAAGCTGCTCCTTAAACTGGCCCCTCTCAATTATCAGACAGCTGGAGACTTGCCAGACTGGGAAAACCCATCCCAGTTCACACTTGGGGGAACTCAGGGCAGCTGACATTACTGAGAGTTCCTTCACATACCTGTAAATGTTCAAATACTCACACCATGGCCTCAAACAGCTCTGATGCCAGCTGCCATCTGTGCACCAGACCCAGGTGGTTAAATAGGGTAACAGAAGGcagcaggggggagggggagtgtcaaatgtttcagtttttcagCAGCTAGGGAAGCTAGCGGAGAGTCAAATGACTTCTGCTGTGACAAAATGTCTTTTATGAGGTGGCAATAAGGTGGCCTTCTGCTCCCCCTAATTCCCTATGTTCACCCAGTGTACAATTGGGAAGAGTGAGATAGATATGACTTCCCCTTAATAATACTGCATCAGCTTTTACAGAAATGAACAACaagatcaaaataataaaagaggcAGAAATCACTAGTTCTAAATGATGGATACTAGGTCTGGAAGAGACCCTTAGGGATAACCTAATGCAAAACTAAGTTCTACAGATGAAGACGCTAAAGGCAGAGCAGACAGCTTGTCCGTGATTACACCACTGTTCCATACAGAAAGGCAACAAGCACATCCCTGGAAGCTGAGGTATTGCCAACACACTACCGAGCTTCCCTGGTGACTTTCAGGAACACAA encodes the following:
- the LSM12 gene encoding protein LSM12 isoform X2 — protein: MAAPPGEYFSVGSQVSCRTCQEQRLQGELASKARTEKEEKLSQAYAISAGVSLEGQQLFQTIHKTIKDCKWQEKNIVVMEEVVITPPYQVENCKGKEGSALSHVRKIVEKHFRDVESQKILQRSQAQQPQKEATLSS